A window of the Cystobacter fuscus genome harbors these coding sequences:
- a CDS encoding type VI immunity family protein: MNERYPRIRFQDKFSGAWLREGLRFDFYMRRLHTEMAPAVLQSMEAYIRAVGPEALSLYVDEEGDWQELDESGWSLIRRKLLEYTWPRVILGGSSPGNPNRNRFEYYGSRRVNVPEWRGADKEACVASFWLSTEYLETHGPEHVRALALELAAPLPWCSGNGGLAILAPIHLMGMTREVYERCMRYPGMDIPDVEIFSSTIGTRIRGPSWLTFLGQPVLSALGGVEALRARLHTPGTTVQALEGERAVVTLGEWPEAGDRERGITLPAYRELARVLEPWLYLEHRLHPDFPPEALRQWERRFLE, translated from the coding sequence ATGAACGAGCGCTACCCCCGAATCCGTTTTCAGGACAAGTTCAGTGGTGCGTGGCTCCGCGAGGGATTGCGGTTCGACTTCTACATGCGCCGGCTCCACACGGAGATGGCTCCAGCGGTGCTGCAATCGATGGAGGCATATATACGCGCAGTAGGTCCGGAAGCACTCAGCCTTTATGTCGATGAAGAAGGAGACTGGCAGGAACTCGACGAGTCAGGATGGTCGCTCATCCGGCGTAAACTGTTGGAGTACACGTGGCCTCGCGTGATCCTGGGAGGGTCGTCGCCTGGCAATCCAAACAGAAACCGGTTCGAATACTATGGGAGCAGGCGGGTCAATGTCCCCGAGTGGAGAGGCGCGGACAAAGAGGCGTGTGTGGCCTCGTTCTGGCTGTCCACTGAATACCTGGAGACCCATGGGCCAGAGCATGTACGGGCGTTGGCACTGGAGCTGGCGGCCCCGCTGCCCTGGTGTTCGGGCAACGGAGGTCTGGCCATCCTGGCCCCCATCCATCTCATGGGGATGACCAGGGAGGTCTACGAGCGCTGCATGCGCTACCCAGGCATGGACATCCCCGATGTGGAAATCTTCTCGAGCACGATCGGCACGCGCATCCGTGGCCCCTCGTGGCTCACCTTCCTGGGCCAGCCGGTGCTCAGTGCCTTGGGGGGTGTAGAGGCCCTTCGCGCCCGGCTGCATACCCCGGGAACCACCGTCCAGGCCCTCGAGGGAGAACGAGCGGTGGTGACACTCGGAGAGTGGCCCGAGGCGGGCGACCGCGAGCGTGGCATCACCTTGCCCGCCTATCGGGAGCTCGCGCGTGTCCTGGAGCCCTGGCTCTATCTCGAGCACCGGCTCCACCCTGACTTCCCGCCCGAGGCGCTGCGTCAATGGGAGCGCCGTTTCCTCGAATGA
- a CDS encoding sensor histidine kinase, with amino-acid sequence MATHPPPIILSFRRTFALLIVLVVLPSAGLSGFGVVAIINERAAVEKRLQATWQGTLSALAEELPAVLRAASFKQVNGQMWLVDADGRRLSTRDSFQLEGKQVHTSDQELAAALTAVESSSKDFPPGTSLFSLMVGGHATLIAAERDGPVVYGARVSQEAVETLLAEHAEAQVTSGEPVRFVLLARQEPVGEGLMGKLASEVAQARANALGPQVLAERTLPLPLQDFRLGVVPTGEDPVARASTRNRLVYGILLALFYLTLTFGVVYTGRVLYREARLSRMKTDFVSLVSHELRTPVTSIRMFIETLALGRVRDEAQTQEVLRLLTQETERLSTLIERVLDWSRIESGRKEYHPETIPVSEVVDTAVSAFRAQHLDGDVHLSVEMPDTATPVHVDRSAISGALLNLLQNAYKYSREDKRIHLTVRAARKWVDLTVEDHGVGIARRDHRRIFERFYRVDNLLTRRTEGSGLGLAIARRIVEAHGGYITLKSELGKGSRFTIQLPVEKV; translated from the coding sequence GTGGCCACCCACCCGCCTCCCATCATCCTCAGTTTCCGGCGCACCTTCGCGCTGCTCATCGTCCTGGTGGTGCTGCCCTCGGCCGGGCTGTCCGGCTTCGGGGTGGTGGCCATCATCAACGAGCGCGCCGCCGTGGAGAAACGGCTCCAGGCCACGTGGCAGGGCACCCTGAGCGCGCTGGCGGAGGAGCTGCCCGCGGTGCTGCGTGCCGCGAGCTTCAAGCAGGTCAACGGCCAGATGTGGCTGGTGGACGCCGATGGCCGCCGCCTGTCCACCCGCGACTCGTTCCAACTGGAGGGCAAGCAGGTGCACACGAGCGATCAGGAACTCGCCGCGGCCCTGACGGCGGTGGAGTCCTCGTCCAAGGACTTCCCCCCGGGCACCTCGCTCTTCTCGCTCATGGTGGGAGGCCACGCCACGCTCATCGCCGCCGAGCGCGACGGCCCGGTGGTGTACGGCGCGCGCGTCTCGCAGGAAGCGGTGGAGACACTGCTCGCCGAGCACGCCGAGGCACAGGTGACCTCGGGAGAGCCCGTGCGCTTCGTGCTGCTCGCCCGTCAGGAGCCCGTGGGCGAGGGACTCATGGGCAAGCTCGCCTCGGAGGTGGCCCAGGCGCGCGCCAACGCGCTCGGGCCCCAGGTGCTCGCCGAGCGCACCCTGCCCCTGCCCCTGCAAGACTTCCGTCTGGGGGTGGTGCCCACGGGGGAGGATCCCGTGGCGCGGGCCTCCACGCGCAACCGGCTGGTGTACGGGATATTGCTGGCGCTCTTCTATCTCACGCTCACCTTCGGCGTCGTCTACACGGGCCGGGTGCTCTACCGCGAGGCCCGGCTGTCGCGCATGAAGACGGACTTCGTGTCGCTGGTGAGCCACGAGCTGCGCACCCCCGTCACCTCCATCCGCATGTTCATCGAGACGCTCGCGCTCGGCCGCGTCCGGGACGAGGCGCAGACGCAGGAGGTGCTGCGGCTGCTCACCCAGGAGACGGAGCGCTTGAGCACGCTCATCGAGCGCGTGCTGGACTGGTCGCGCATCGAGAGCGGCCGCAAGGAGTACCACCCGGAGACGATTCCCGTGTCCGAGGTGGTGGACACCGCCGTGTCCGCCTTCCGCGCCCAGCACCTGGATGGAGACGTGCATCTGTCCGTGGAGATGCCCGACACGGCGACGCCGGTGCACGTGGACCGGAGCGCCATTTCCGGCGCCCTGCTCAACCTCTTGCAGAACGCCTACAAGTACAGCCGGGAGGACAAGCGCATCCACCTCACCGTGCGGGCGGCGCGCAAGTGGGTGGACCTGACGGTGGAGGACCATGGCGTGGGCATCGCCCGGAGGGACCACCGGCGCATCTTCGAGCGCTTCTACCGGGTGGACAACCTGCTCACCCGCCGCACCGAGGGCAGTGGGTTGGGGCTCGCCATCGCCCGGCGCATCGTGGAGGCACACGGCGGCTACATCACCCTCAAGAGCGAGCTGGGCAAGGGCAGCCGCTTCACCATCCAGCTCCCCGTGGAGAAGGTCTGA
- a CDS encoding peptidase domain-containing ABC transporter, producing the protein MTPTEPKPNGLLDRFPALRELQARLRERRVPVVRQLSATECGAACLTMVLNYHGRAMRLEEVRDLLGPQRDGLSALQLLQAARRFGLRGRGVSLDGDSLEYLPTGAILHWRFSHFVVFERLSKHGVDIVDPAIGRQRLPLEEFLRAFTGVALLLEPGDHFETSKEGPRRTSRYVKEILRQSDSLSRVLVVSFMLQLFALAIPALTGLVVDRVVPRGDQHLLLVLSLGLAAITVFNLMASLIRGHMLVELRTRIDSSLSLGFLEHLVSLSYAFFQVRSSGDLLARMNTNAAVREILSSSAVSGILDGSLVLIYLVVIFIASPTLGLLVLGLATAQVLIFVLSRKLQGELMARGLEMEAQSQSYQVELLTGIQSLKAYGAEHRAVQHYSSLLVRVLNVSLQRGHLSAWVDALNGTLRLASPLVLLCVGTWRVLEGDATLGTMLSLNALAAGLLSPLANLVATANQLQLLGSYITRLDDVLDAPPEQSASQSRASHVLRGGITLEGVSFRYGPMAPLVVKDLSVRITPGQFVAIVGRSGAGKSTLANLLIGLYPPTTGRLLYDGVDLASMDLQSVRSQMGVVLQDVAFFSASVRANIAMLDPEVPLAAVEEAARAAQVHEDIMAMPMRYETPMVDRGAALSGGQRQRLSLARALVRKPAVLLLDEATSALDAITERKVQEALAGLRCTRIVIAHRLSTVVNADLILVMDGGQLVEAGTHAELLARGGLYTALVQAQLDSSDRAA; encoded by the coding sequence ATGACACCGACTGAACCCAAGCCCAATGGCCTGCTCGACCGCTTCCCGGCGCTGCGCGAGTTGCAGGCGCGGCTGCGCGAGCGCCGCGTGCCCGTGGTGCGGCAGCTCTCGGCCACCGAGTGCGGCGCGGCGTGCCTCACCATGGTGCTCAACTACCATGGCCGCGCCATGCGTCTGGAGGAGGTGCGCGACCTGCTGGGCCCGCAGCGCGATGGCCTCTCCGCCCTGCAACTGCTCCAGGCCGCGCGCCGCTTCGGCCTGCGCGGCCGCGGCGTCTCGCTGGACGGCGACTCGCTGGAGTATCTGCCCACCGGCGCCATCCTCCACTGGCGCTTCTCCCACTTCGTCGTCTTCGAGCGGTTGAGCAAGCACGGCGTGGACATCGTGGATCCGGCGATCGGCCGGCAGCGGCTCCCCTTGGAGGAGTTCCTCCGGGCCTTCACCGGCGTCGCGCTGCTGCTCGAGCCCGGGGACCACTTCGAGACGAGCAAGGAGGGCCCCCGGCGCACGTCGCGCTACGTGAAGGAGATCCTCCGGCAGTCGGACTCGCTCTCCCGCGTCCTCGTCGTCTCGTTCATGTTGCAGCTCTTCGCGCTGGCCATTCCGGCCCTCACCGGGCTGGTGGTGGACCGGGTGGTACCGCGGGGAGATCAGCACCTGTTGCTCGTGTTGAGCCTGGGACTGGCCGCCATCACCGTCTTCAACCTGATGGCCTCGCTCATCCGCGGCCACATGCTGGTGGAGCTGCGCACGCGCATCGACTCCAGCCTGTCGCTGGGCTTCCTCGAGCACCTGGTCAGCCTCTCCTACGCCTTCTTCCAGGTGCGCTCCTCGGGAGACCTGCTCGCGCGCATGAACACCAACGCCGCCGTGCGCGAGATCCTCTCCTCCTCCGCCGTCTCCGGCATCCTGGATGGCTCGCTGGTGCTCATCTACCTGGTGGTCATCTTCATCGCGAGTCCCACGCTCGGGCTGCTGGTGCTGGGGCTGGCGACCGCGCAGGTGCTCATCTTCGTGCTCTCGCGCAAGCTGCAGGGCGAGCTGATGGCGCGCGGCCTGGAGATGGAAGCGCAGAGCCAGAGCTACCAGGTGGAGCTGCTCACCGGCATCCAGTCGCTCAAGGCCTATGGCGCCGAGCACCGGGCGGTGCAGCACTACTCGAGCCTGCTGGTGCGCGTGCTCAACGTGAGCCTGCAGCGCGGCCACCTGTCGGCCTGGGTGGACGCGCTCAACGGCACGCTGCGGCTGGCCTCGCCCCTGGTGTTGTTGTGCGTGGGCACCTGGCGGGTGCTCGAGGGGGACGCCACCCTGGGCACCATGCTGAGCCTCAACGCGCTCGCCGCCGGATTGCTCTCACCCCTGGCCAACCTGGTGGCGACGGCCAACCAGTTGCAACTGCTGGGCAGCTACATCACCCGGCTGGACGACGTGCTCGACGCCCCCCCGGAGCAGAGCGCCTCCCAGTCGCGCGCCTCGCACGTGCTGCGCGGCGGCATCACGCTGGAGGGCGTGTCCTTCCGCTACGGCCCCATGGCCCCCCTGGTGGTCAAGGACCTGTCGGTGCGCATCACCCCCGGGCAGTTCGTGGCCATCGTGGGCCGCTCCGGCGCGGGCAAGTCCACCCTGGCCAACCTGCTCATCGGCCTCTACCCCCCCACCACCGGACGCCTGCTCTACGACGGCGTGGACCTGGCCTCCATGGACCTGCAGTCGGTGCGCTCGCAGATGGGCGTGGTGCTGCAGGACGTGGCGTTCTTCAGCGCCAGCGTGCGCGCCAACATCGCCATGCTCGACCCCGAGGTGCCACTGGCGGCGGTGGAGGAAGCCGCACGGGCCGCGCAGGTGCACGAGGACATCATGGCCATGCCCATGCGCTACGAGACGCCCATGGTGGACCGGGGCGCGGCGCTCTCCGGCGGCCAGCGCCAGCGCCTCTCGCTCGCGCGCGCCCTGGTGCGCAAGCCCGCCGTGCTGCTGCTCGACGAAGCCACCAGCGCGCTGGACGCCATCACCGAGCGCAAGGTGCAGGAAGCACTCGCGGGGCTGCGCTGCACGCGCATCGTCATCGCCCACCGGCTGAGCACCGTGGTGAACGCGGACCTCATCCTGGTGATGGACGGCGGCCAGCTCGTGGAGGCGGGCACCCACGCCGAGCTGCTCGCCCGCGGCGGCCTCTACACCGCCCTCGTCCAGGCCCAGCTCGACTCCTCGGACCGCGCCGCATGA
- a CDS encoding efflux RND transporter periplasmic adaptor subunit → MAESSSGQDTPATPAPPPAPESIYRQQAIQEHANTRVDSELLRLSPEWSRWTYWMLLMVVTVGLLFCALGTVNEYASGPAVVRVEGKTEVTVDVAGLVTSVEVEPGQRVTAGQVLVRLQAQEERTALERIEREFELQLARVLRDPSDQAARQVLTTLRAEREQAQARREARTIRAARAGVVNDLRVRPAQYVQPGESVASLLDEDARASLVVLLPGSSRPFLRPGKSLRMELEGFQYQYRELVIDYVSDQIIGPAETRRYLGREIADALPLNGPQVLVRARLPASTFRRDGQIFNYVDGMTARAEARLRAESILVMLVPGLKVLWSDDTD, encoded by the coding sequence GTGGCTGAGAGCAGCTCCGGACAAGACACTCCGGCGACGCCCGCGCCGCCTCCGGCGCCCGAGAGCATCTACCGGCAACAAGCCATCCAGGAGCACGCCAACACCCGCGTGGACAGCGAGCTGTTGCGCCTGTCGCCGGAGTGGTCCCGGTGGACCTACTGGATGCTACTGATGGTGGTGACGGTGGGGTTGCTCTTCTGCGCCCTGGGCACCGTCAACGAGTACGCCTCCGGGCCCGCCGTGGTGCGCGTGGAGGGCAAGACGGAAGTCACCGTGGACGTGGCCGGCCTGGTCACCTCCGTGGAGGTCGAGCCCGGACAACGCGTCACCGCCGGCCAGGTGCTGGTGCGGCTCCAGGCCCAGGAGGAGCGCACGGCCCTGGAGCGCATCGAGCGCGAATTCGAGCTCCAGCTCGCCCGCGTCCTGCGTGACCCGAGCGATCAGGCCGCGCGCCAGGTGCTCACCACCCTGCGCGCCGAGCGCGAGCAGGCCCAGGCCCGCCGGGAGGCGCGCACCATCCGCGCCGCGCGCGCGGGCGTGGTCAACGACTTGCGGGTGCGGCCCGCCCAGTACGTCCAGCCCGGCGAGAGTGTCGCCTCGCTCCTGGACGAGGACGCCCGCGCCTCGCTCGTCGTGCTGTTGCCGGGCAGCAGCCGCCCCTTCCTGCGGCCCGGCAAGTCGCTCCGGATGGAGCTGGAGGGCTTCCAGTACCAGTACCGCGAGCTGGTCATCGACTACGTGAGCGACCAGATCATCGGCCCCGCCGAGACGCGCCGCTACCTGGGCCGGGAGATCGCCGACGCGCTGCCCCTCAACGGGCCCCAGGTGCTGGTGCGCGCGAGACTGCCCGCGTCGACCTTCCGCCGGGACGGGCAGATCTTCAACTACGTGGATGGAATGACGGCCCGGGCCGAGGCCCGGCTGCGCGCGGAGAGCATCCTGGTGATGCTCGTCCCCGGGCTCAAGGTGCTGTGGAGCGATGACACCGACTGA
- a CDS encoding efflux RND transporter periplasmic adaptor subunit, with amino-acid sequence MPRPLLACLVLLTLLLGGAATLRHAMTGPGQEAVAPASTSGSARALPRAAEVGPGGDFLGVIIPSASVEIVSRTEGQVEAIEVQVGARVQVGAPLVRLDLHPLRKELAIAQAALQTARAQEQLAQVALSEARDRTQRYAHPKLVSLQAMPEEEIAAAGFQEKSAAARLQSAQAQVQEQVARVEQIQQRISDAVIKAPFDGVIADRYLDPGAQASPSRPILRLLGAGGLRVRFAIPEDELRGIVPGAPIQVRLPREGPPLTGQVENVSPEVDSASRMIIALARLDVPPGADVPAGIVVRVRLRPQGERAALAVPETP; translated from the coding sequence ATGCCTCGCCCCCTCCTCGCCTGCCTGGTGCTGCTTACCCTGCTGCTGGGCGGAGCCGCGACCTTGCGCCACGCGATGACCGGCCCGGGCCAGGAGGCGGTGGCACCCGCGTCCACGTCCGGGTCCGCTCGGGCCCTCCCGCGAGCGGCCGAGGTGGGACCCGGAGGAGACTTCCTGGGCGTCATCATCCCGAGTGCCTCCGTGGAGATCGTCTCCAGGACCGAGGGGCAGGTGGAGGCCATCGAGGTGCAGGTGGGCGCGCGCGTCCAGGTCGGAGCGCCCCTCGTCCGGCTGGATCTCCACCCCCTGCGCAAGGAACTCGCCATCGCGCAGGCGGCCCTCCAGACGGCCCGGGCCCAGGAGCAACTGGCCCAGGTGGCCTTGAGCGAGGCGCGCGACCGCACCCAGCGCTATGCCCACCCGAAGCTGGTCAGCCTCCAGGCCATGCCCGAAGAGGAGATCGCCGCCGCGGGCTTCCAGGAGAAGAGCGCCGCCGCCAGGCTCCAGTCCGCCCAGGCCCAGGTGCAGGAGCAGGTCGCCCGCGTGGAGCAGATCCAACAGCGCATCTCGGACGCCGTCATCAAGGCCCCCTTCGATGGCGTCATCGCCGACCGCTATCTCGACCCCGGTGCCCAGGCGTCGCCCTCGCGCCCCATCCTGCGCCTGCTCGGCGCGGGCGGCCTGCGGGTGCGCTTCGCCATCCCCGAGGACGAACTGCGCGGCATCGTTCCGGGCGCTCCCATCCAGGTCCGCCTCCCCCGGGAAGGTCCCCCGCTCACGGGCCAGGTGGAGAACGTCTCCCCCGAGGTGGATTCGGCATCGCGGATGATCATCGCCCTGGCCCGCCTGGACGTCCCCCCGGGAGCCGATGTGCCCGCCGGCATCGTGGTGCGCGTGCGGCTCCGCCCCCAGGGTGAACGCGCGGCGCTCGCCGTGCCGGAGACGCCATGA